Genomic segment of Sinorhizobium meliloti:
CGCCCTGCGGAACTTTTCGATCCAGTCGTCGGAATGATGCGCCGTCTTGATCAGCGCAAAAACCGTGGTCGGCACGCCCATCCTTTCCCGGTCGAGGACGACGATGCGCCGGGTGACATAGCCGGCCTCCTCCAGCCGCTGAATGCGCCGCGAGCAGGCGGAAAGCGAAAGACTCACCCTCTCGGCAAGGTCGCCCATGGCGACGCTCGCATCCTGCTGCAGAAGCATGAGCAGCTTCCGGTCTCTCTCGTCAAGCACGCTCCGACTCCTTGCTCTTGCCATAGAGTGCGCCGAAATTTTTCGCGGCATCTGGATTCGGGCGCAAACGGCTTGCTAAAATTTGGCCAAGCGCCGATCAAAGCAAACACATGCAACCGGGCCCGCACGATAATCTAGCAATGGAACGGGGAACGTGGCGAAGCGTTCCCGACGGCCAAAGGGCAGCAGCAGGAATGACGATGGAAATGCGGAAAATCGGCCTCATCGGCGGCATGAGCTTCGAAAGCTCGGCAGTCTATTACCGCTTGGTCAACGAGGCCGTGCGCAAGCGACGCGGCAAATTACATTCGGCGGAAGTGCTTCTGCATTCCGTCGACTTCCAGGGGATTGTGGACCTGCAGAGAGCCGGCCATTGGGACGACGCCGCCCTGCTTCTCTCCGATGTCGCCCGCGGGCTCGTCGCCGGCGGCGCGGACTGCATCCTGATCTGCAGCAATACCATGCACATCATTGCCGACGCGGTGCGTGCCTCCGTCGACGTCCCGTTGATCAACATCATCGACGAAACGGCCTTGCGCCTGAAGGCCGCCGGCAGCCGCAAGCCCCTGTTGCTCGCCACACGCTACACCATGGAACACGGCTTCTATGCCGAGCGCATGAACACACATGATATCGACCTGATGGTACCCGATGCGGATGGCCGGACACTCACTCACAACGTGATCTTCGACGAGCTCTGCGCCGGCCAGGTGCTGAACGTCTCGCACTCGGCAATGATCGGGCTCGTCGAGAAAGCAAAGGCGGAGGGTGCGGACGCCGTCATTCTCGGCTGCACCGAAATCTGCCTGCTTCTCGATCCGGCCGAATTGCCGCTCCCGGGCTTCGATTCCACCGCCATCCATGCGGAGGCGGCGGTCGAATTCTCGCTTGGCGACCGGCAGTAAGCTGCACCGCCGAAAGGCGCTGATATAGCAGGCCCACCGCAGCACCGAGAGCAATACCGATCGCCATGAGTGTGGCGATGCCACAGGCCCGTGGCGACAATCCGCCTATGGCGTGTCGTCGTACTCCGCCCGCGCCTGCCGGATAGCCTGGTGGTTCTCCAGCGACCAGTCGACGAAGACCCTTAGCACGTCAAGAAACGAGCGCCCGAGATCCGTGAGGCCGTATTCCACGCTCGGGGGCTGCGTCGGGTAAACGGTACGGCGCAGATAACCGTCACGCTGCAGATCGCGTAGCGTCTGGGTCAGCATCCGCTGTGAAATGTCCGGGATGAGCCGCCTGAGCTGCGAGAAGCGCAAAGGACCGTCGGCGAGCGATAGAATCATCAGCGAGTTCCACTTACCGCCGATATTGTCCATCACGTCCCGCACCGGACAATTGTCGATGTCCATAGGCATGCCGCAGACGACTGCCACCCGCTCGCCCTTCAACGTGCCCGACGCCCTGGTCATGTCGGTACCCTTTCCGTAACCACGGCAGAAAAAACTGCCTCCTTTACAGCTCTTAGCAGATCACGGGATAAGAGCAACTCTCAAAAAGAGACCAGCTTTCGGGATGAGCTCATGTCGACAGGACATGCTGAACAACGCGCTGGAGTGGAAACGAAAGGAAAAACATGTCTGGAAGACTGCTCGTAACCGGCGCCGCCGGACAGTTCGGCAAACTCGTGCTCGATGCGCTCCTGACCTCCGGCAAGACGAAGCCGGCCGATATTACCGCCACCAGCCGGGACATCGCCAAACTGGCGGACTACGCAGCGAAGGGCGTCGAGACCCGTGCCGCCGACTTCGACGATCCGGCCTCGCTCGAGCGGGCCCTCGCCGGCGCCGACCGCATACTCATCATTTCGACGGATGTTCTCGACGAACCAGGCAAGCGTCTGAAGCAGCACCTTGCCGCCGTCGAAGCGGCCAGGAAGGCGGCGGTGAAGCACATCCTCTATACGTCGATGCCGCAGCCGGAAACCTCGGTGATCCCTTTCGCGTCCGATCATCTCGGCACCGAAGAAGCCATTAAGGCGACGGGAATTCCCTACACGATCCTGCGTAACGCCTGGTACATGGAAAACCTCCTCCTGTCGCTCCCGCACGCACTCGCGGCGGGACAATGGTTCTCCTCCGCCGGCGATGGCCGTATTTCCCACATCGGGCGCCGTGACCTTGCCGCCGCCGCCGCTTCCGCTCTCCAGTCAAGCTCGACGGAAAGCCGCACTTACACCCTGACCGGACCGCAGGCCCTCACAACCGGCGAGATCGCCGACCTTGTTGCCAAGGCCACCGGCAAGACGCTCGAGGTCGTCCATGTCACTGACGAGGCATTGGCTGGCGGTCTCAAGAATGCGGGTCTGCCGGACTTCTTCGTCCCGATCCTCGTCTCCTTCGACGCCAATGCCCGCAAAGGACATTTCGACATCGTGACCGACGACACCGCCGGGCTTACCGGAAGGGCCCCCATCGACCTCGCCTCCTTCCTCGAGGCGAATAAGTCGGCACTCGTCCGCTGAACATGAGGAAGCGGCAGGCCCGGCAAACGACCGGGCCTTTTTAAAAACGGGAGCAGAAGAATGCGCAGCTGTTCGGAATTCCGGCCCAATTCGAGGGTGGGTCGACGTTCAGCGCAAGGCGGTCTCGCTCGAACTCTGCGGCGCGGACGCTGCGGCCCGGCGAGCTACCCTGCCCTCCTCGGCCTTGTAGAAATATTGGCTCGCCACCAACCAGCCCTTTAACGGCCTCAACGGCGGAATACAGGTCAGGAACATGAACGGCCCGGTGACCAGGAGATGGACCCAAAGGGGGGCGTTGTATTGCACCTCCAGCCACACGCCGAGAAACACGCTCGGCACGCAAGCAAAGCAGATCACGAAGAAAGCAGGCCCGTCCGCGGGATCGGCGAAGGAATAGTCCAGGCCGCAGACTTCGCATCCTTGCCTGAGCTTCAGGAAGCCATCGAATAAATGCCCCTGTCCGCAACGGGGGCAGCGACCTCGTAATCCCGTATGCAGCGGCGACAGAGGCGGCCACTCATGATCCGACATCGTTCTTCCTTTCAGTCTTCTGCATGCCCCCGCAAACCCGCAAGCCTGCGAGACGTTCCCGTCGACGACGGCACTAGCCGCTTCGTCGACCCCCAAAAGATGACATACAAACCATACAAGAACAATAAATTGTATGCATACCGGGGCGCGGCAATTCCACGCAGCACCTTCGCACGGGAGTATCACCCTTAAACGATGAGGTTTCGGGCCGCCGGCGACTGAGCGAGGAGACCGGCGATGACCTCCAGGCTGTGCCGCAGTTCATCGCGTGTCCGCGCAGACCCCAGACCGAGCCGGACGGCTTCCGGTGGGTCGGAGATCGCGAAGGCATCGCTGGCGACGACGCCAATCCCCGCCGTTCGCAGCTGCGCCGTGAACTCGCCGCGATTCCAGCGGGAGGGCAGCTTCAGCCAGAGATGAAACCCCTCGCGATCGGCGAGAAGATCGGCGTCCTCGAGGCTCTTGATCGCGATCTGCTGGCGCGCGCCGGCTTCCGTGCGGATCGCTCCCAGGACCGCTTGCGCCGTTCCTTCCTCCAGCCAGCGCGTGGCGATAGCCGCCGAAAGCGGCGACGTCATGCCGACCGTCGCTCGGATCGCCCCTTCGAGGCGGACTGCCGCCGATCGATCGGGCGCGACGAGATAGGCGATGCGGAGCGCCGGCGAGAGGCACTTGGCAAGCCCCGCTATATGAAAGACGAGGTCCGGCGCGAGCGCGGCCAGTGGCGGAACGGGGTTCGCGGGCAATGCGCCGTAGGCGTCGTCCTCGATCACGGCCACGCCGTAACGGCGTGCAATCGCCACGATCGCCTCGCGGCGCTCGAGCGGAAGCGTCGCGGTCGTGGGATTGTGAAGGGTCGGATTGCAGTAAAGCGCCTTCGGCTTGTGCCGGGCGCACGCCTCCTCGAACGCGTCGGGCAATATCCCGTTTCGGTCGATCCGGACGCTCACGAGCTCGATACCCATATGCGCCGCCAGTGAGCGGAGGCCGGGATAGGTGAGCGCCTCGGCGCAGATCCTGTCGCCCTTCGTCGCCAGTATCCCGACGCTCGCAAGCAGAGCCCCTTGCGCTCCTGTACAGACGACCAAGCGATCGGCTCGAAGGTCGCCGAGCCGCGGCTTGAGCCAGGCTGCACCGGCAGCCCTGTCCCGCTCCGTGCCGCCGACGGGCTGGTAGCGCATCAGCAGTTCGGGATCACGCTGGTCGAGAGCCGCAACGTCCGTCCACATTCTCTCCGACAGGGCTGGGTCGTCGAAGAGCGGCGGCAGGTTCATGCTCATGTCGACGAGACCGCCCAGCAGGCCGCCCGCCAGACCGCCCGATGAGGGACGTGCGGCGCTCCTGCGCCGAGCCGTGACATAGGTACCCTGCCCCACCCGACCTTCGACCAAACCGCGCCGGCGCGCTTCGTTGTAGGCCCGGCTGACGGTTGTAAAGTCGATACCGAGCGCGGCCGCCAGCGCGCGCTGCGGCGGCAGGCGCACTCCACCCTCCAGTCGACCCGCCGCGATGTCCGCGGCGATCTCGTCGGCAATTGCGAGATACAGCGGTCCTCGCGCTTGGCCGAGCGCCGGCATCCAGGAAACCTCCACGCGATCCACGTCCATCGGGGCCTTTCGAGTCTTACAATGTATGGATATTGCATGGACGGAGTTTGGCGCGCAAGATCGTCCTGGTCGACAGACTGGAGCGCGCGCGGCTTTCGGGCGATACGACTAGCCGGGCCCGAACCGGCGATTGGTTTCGCTCGGCATGAGGTCCTTGAACATCCTCGGCACGATGGTCATCGCACCGTAGACGCTAAGGTGGTCGTCGTCGGAATACAGGGGAATGCCGTTCTTCTCGACAGCGCAGACCGGATTACAGAGGAGCGGCACGGCGCTGACGCGCTGTACGCCCGGGTCCTCGTCGGCAATCGCCAGGACCGAATTCGCCTTGGCGCTGCGTGCATCGACCGCCTGCCGCGTTGGCGGAGGCGGCAGGTCGGCGTTGATGAGGCGGTGGAGCCCGAGCGCGTGCGGAACAGACCAGCCGATCTCCGGTATCCCGTCCACGATGACGACGCGCCGTCCCGTATCGCGGATCTCCCGAACGGTTTTCAAGAACTCGCTCTTGAAAATCGCGTAGTTTCCGGCGGTGCCGTGGCTCGCCTCCTCGAAGTCCACACGGTCGAGCACTGCCGGGCGCCCCGTCTCGCCAGGGTATCGCTTGCCGTTCGCTGTGAGCGGCCAACGTGCGCTCAGGACAACGACCGGAAAATCGGTGCTTTGCTCCAGCATCGTCATGATGGCCTCGTTGAAGGCGACGCAATCTCCGCTGTGTTTCTGATCCGCCCGCTGCACCCCGAGAATCGGCGGGCATGCGCCCTTGAAGGCGACCGCGCCGCCTCGTTTCCGGCCGTCCATCAGGAAATCGAGGCCCGACAGAAGCGCCCCTGCATGGGAGTCGCCCCATAGGAGCACGTCGTTCCTCCGATCCGAGGGCGAGCTTGCTTCGCCTTCGATGCGGCACAGTCCGTCCTTAGGCAGCTTGCCGTCACACCGCCCGCGGCGCGCGTCGATATCGCGACTGCCGGCATAGGCAAGTCGGACATCCTGCGGAAGGCGTTCCGGAAAACCCTCCCGCAGGTCTGCGACTGCTGAAACGACCGAGAGGACGGCAGCGCCGGCGAGCGCGGAGGCGAAAATGCGTTGCCGCGAAATTCCAACCGGCGGCCGGCTACGGAAGGGCCTTTCGACCAGACGCCAGCTCGCGAAGGCACAGGCGAAGGAAAGGCCTATCGCAAGCGAAGCCTGCGCGTAAGGAAGGTCCAGCGTACCGAGGGTCAAACGGAAATAAACGATGATCGGCCAGTGCCAAAGGTAGAGCGAATAGGAGACGAGGCCGATCGCCACCGGCACCGGGCTGGACAGAATGCGCGCTACAGCCGTCTGGCGTTGCTCGCCCGACCAGAGCAACGCCAGGGCTCCGAAACATGGCAGCGCGGCGGCAATGCCTGGAAATGGCGTCGCGGCGCTATAGAGCGCGACGGCGATGAAGATTGCCGCGATCCCCGACAGCGCGATCGCCTCGACCAGGTACGCTTTCCGGCAGGCCGGAAACACGCCGAGCGCCAGGAGCATGCCAAGTCCAAGCTCCCACGCCCGCGTCGGAGCGAAATAGAAACTCTCCTGCGGATAGGGACCCGTCGCCCAGACGGAAAGCAGGAAGGAGAAGATACAGAGACCGACAAGCGCACCGAGAACGGCCCTGCGCGGCCTCCCGTAGAGCCACCAGAGGAGCAGCGGCAGGACGATGTAGAACTGCTCTTCGACGGCCAGCGACCAGGTATGAAGCAGGGGTTCCAGATCCGCACTTGGAGCGAAGTAGTCGGAAGTGGAGAACCAGAACCAGACGTTCGAGGCGAACATCATTGTCGCCAGTGCCGAACGCGCAAGGCCGACCAGCATGTCCGGCAGAAGGAGAAGCACACCGGCAGCAAGGCACGTCGCCACGACGACGAAGAGCGCCGGCAATATTCGGCGGGCACGCCGCTCGTAAAACGTAGCAAGCGAAAAGCGACCTTCGGCCAGATCCTTATGGAGTATTCCCGTGATCAGAAACCCCGATATCACGAAAAAGATATCGACGCCCACGAACCCGCCGGAAAAACCCGGAATGCCGGCATGATACAAAACTACCGGCAGGACCGCGATCGCTCGCAGCCCGTCAATATCCTTTCGGTACTCCATCTGAGCAATCCTCGAGCACCTGCAATAAATTTATTCGAAATAACTTGATCGATAACGCTGTAGTGTGACCTCTATAATACAAGTGGAGCCCGAACTGAACTCAATTACGTTGATCCGTCGCTTTTTTTTGGCCTCAGCTGCCCGCAGTCGGCGCGCGCAGCTTCACATCAAAAGAGGTACGCGCGAAAATCCCTCGTCAAAGCGACACGCAACAAGAGGCGCGCCGAGCTACTAATCCGTCGCCCTAAGCCGTCTCGCCACAGGCGCGGCGGAAGCGTCGTACGGTCTCGGCCATTCCGTATTCGAGCGCATCGGCCGTCAGCCCGTGTCCGATCGAAACCTCGGCGAGTTCGGGAATGTGTTTGACGAGCAATGGCAGGTTGGCGACGGTCAGGTCGTGGCCGGCATTGACGGCCAGACCAAGGCCGATCGCGATCTCCGCGGTGCGGCCCAGCTCGATCGCGATCCGCTCCGCCTTTTCCAGATCGTCGTAACAGCCGCCATAGGGTCCGGTATAGAGCTCTATACGGTCGGCCCCGGTCTCCTTGGCAAGCTTCAGCGCCTCCGGGTCGGGAACGCCTTCGGCAAACAGCGAAACGCGGAAACCTCTCTTCTTCAGCCGCCCGACGACGTTGCCGAGCAGATTATGGCTCTTGCGAAAATCCCAGCCGTGATCGGAGGTTGCCTGTGCCGGATCGTCCGGCACCAATGTCACCTGCTCGGGTTCGTGCCGCTCGACCAGTTCGAGGAACGCCTCGTTCGGGAAGCCCTCCATGTTGAATTCCGCAGCCGGAAACTCGTCGTCGATCAGGTCGCGGATCGGCTGGAGATCGGAAAAGCGGATATGCCGCTGGTCCGGGCGCGGGTGGACGGTCAGTCCGCTCGCTCCCGCCTGCAAGGCGGTGCGGCCGAGGCCGGTCACAGACGGCCAGGGGAGATCGCGCCGGTTGCGCAGCATGGCAATGGCATTGAGATTTACGGAGAGCTTTGCAGGCATATCGGAACTTTCGGACGAAACGCCCCAATTGAACGAGGGGCCGAATGATGGCTACGCTGCTGTTCTACCGCAGTTTTCAGGAAACCGAAATCGCTCTTTGCCCGGCCCCATCACATGACGCCTCTTTGACAGCGATCAGATAGGTTGATATCAACGTTACCGCCGATGATTGATTGATGCCGCAGTAACCGGAGGAGAGTGATCATGACGATGCAGACCACCGCTACGGAACTCGCAGCGCGTAACCGCGCCCGCTTTCCCAACGAAAGTCCCGACTACCGCCGGGCGCGTAACGCGCTTCTCGCCGAGGAGATCGAATTGAGGCGCCACATCGAGCGGGTGTCGGAGCTGCGCAGGCGATTGCCGCCGGGCGGCGAAGTGACCAAGACCTACCGTTTCGAGAGTGAGAGCGGAACCGTCACACTTGCCGATCTCTTCGGCGACAAGGATACCCTCATCATCTACAGCTATATGTTCGGGCCGCAGCGCGAAAGACCCTGCCCCATGTGCACCTCCCTGATGGCCGGCTGGGAGGGCAAGGTGCCCGATATCGAGCAACGCGTGGCACTCGCCATGGTCGCCCGTTCGCCCGTGGAGAGACTGCTCGCCGCAAAGAAGGCCCGCGGCTGGACGCAATTGAAGGTTTATTCCGATAGCGACGGCGCCTTCACCCGAGACTATGTCAGTGCCGAGGATGAGGACGTTCCGGGCTATACCGTCTTCACGCGGAGAGACGGAAAGATCCGGCACTTCTGGAGTGCGGAGATCAGCGGCGAGATGGCCGATCCGGGCCAGGATCCGCGCGGCGCACCCGATCCCGACCCGTTATGGACCCTGCTCGACACCACGCCAGAGGGACGAGGTGCCGACTGGTACCCGAAACTCGAATATAGCAGCGGCCAGTGATCGCGCCGTTTTAGGCGCCCTCGCCTGCCCGTCCATAGAGGACCCGTGCAGGCGACGGCCTTGCGCGCCCGCCAATCCACGCATTTCTGCTGCGGAGCCCGAGAACGCGCACTTTTTGACGCGCGGCCTGACAACCACCATCTTTGGGCCTAAGTTTCGAATCAGGCTAAGGTTGCTTATGTTCTAAAACAATTTGAGCCGCATCTTTTATTGGAGCCATCGATGACGCCAGCCGAAAGGCCATGCAATGAGACGATCCGGCGAGCGCTCGCCCGGATTCTCGATAGCAGGGGCTTTCAACGCTCCGAGCGGCTGCGCGCGTTTCTCGCCTATGTGGTGGAAAAGGAGATCCTCGGTGAAGGCGCCCAGTTGAAGGGCTATTCGATTGCCATCGATGTTTTCGGACGCAGCCAGACATTCAATGCGGACAGCGATCCGCTTGTCCGCGTCCATGCCGGCAAGCTGCGCAAGCTGCTCAAGGCCTTTTACGAAACGGACGGCGCAGACGAAGAATGGCAGATCGCCATGCCGAAGGGGACCTATGTGCCGGAGTATCGCCGGCGGTCGTCCAGTGTGCCTGTGTCTTCAGGTCACGATACCGCAGGCACCCGCAGCCGGCAGTCCGGGCGCAGGCCGCCCTGGCAGCCCGCCCCCTTCTCCTCTCCCTGGGCCGTGCTCACGGTGCTGCCGCTTCTCCTTTTCGTTCCTCTGCCGGCGTCGGAAATGTCGCTCGAGATCGATGCCGAGGCCAAGCTCGTCAATGGTCCTATGGCCGCCGTCAGGGGCCTTCCCTCTGTCAGCATCAGCGTGACCGGCCCGCAGCACAAGAGCACCCGACGGTTTGCCGCGCAGTTGCGCGAGGCGGCGCTTCGTCACGGAACGCTCGGGCAGGCAACCGCGTCCGACGGCGGCCGCGCGTCGGTTTCGGGCAATCAGGCGCTTGCATTCTCCATAGCGCTCACCTGGTATGATGCGCCTGCGGCCGGCATCCGGGTCACGCTTTCCCATGACGGCGAAGGCATCCCCCTGCGCCAGGACTTCATTACAGCGGACCGGCTCGATAGCGAGGCCGACATTCTCTACGAAAGCACCTCGCTTGCGGCACAGCTTTTTGCCCTGGACGGCGAAATCTATGCCCATGCCGCACTGGAAGGCCTGCAAAGCACGCTGATGCGATGCATGTCGGCGACCGCTCAATACCGCAAGCTGCTGACGCGCGAAAGCTTCCAGGAGGCGTGGAACTGTCAGCAGAAACTAAAGCCGCTCAAGGGCGACGAGCCCTTCTTCATCCTCTCGGTCAGCAGTCCGCACAAGATCAACGGTCACTGAACTCTTCACAGGGCGTTCTTCATCCGGTGGGACGCCGCTGAGCGGGAATATGACCCGGCATAATCACGGCCCACATCATATGTTGCCATTGGTGATCGGTGGTCAACTGGCCCGAGAGTTGTTTTCACGCATAGGCAGCGGTAGTATTTGCCGTTAGTCCGCACGTCTTTCCGGATGGACCGCGTGTTCTTCCGAAGGGCAGCTTCCGATGGAACAGAAGAACCCTCTTCTTACGAAGGAGTTATTCGGAAGCCCTTTTCCATTCGACGCCACTCGATGGCGCCTCCTACGATCTGTACTTGATACGGGCGAAATGCTTGGAGGAAGAAATGAAGAATTGCACGATCGCTCTCGCTCTCGCAGCCTGCTTCGCCTTGTCCGGCTGCCAAACCGCCTCGATGACCGGGGGGCGGACCGGTGAGTTCGGCTGCATCGCAGGCACCGTCGGTGGCGCGGTCGTCGGTGGTCTGGCCGGCGCGACCATCGGATCGGGAACCGGACAACTCTGGGCCGTGGGCGGCGGTGCCGTACTCGGCAGCGCGGCGGGCAGCGCCCTGACCTGCACCTGACCCAAAGGAACGGGGTGATGAAGAGACCAGTCCTCGTGGCGGCGTTCGCGCTTTGCCAGGTGATTGCAGCAGCGGCGCAGGATCAGCCGGTGGCCATGAACCAGGGTCAGATGAATCGTCTCGACCGTGACGGGAACGGCGCCGTCGACCGGCCGGAATACCAGGCCTTCATGACCTCGGCCTTCGCGAACCTGGACAGGAACAAGGACGGAAGCCTGCGCTCGGAAGAAGTGGCGCAGGTTCTGAACGCGCAGCAATTTGCCGCGACCGACGCCGATCGCGACGGGAAGCTCAGCCGAACCGAGTTCCTCAACCGGGTCATGGCCGACTTCAAATCAGCCGACAGAAGCGGCGACGGCAGCCTCCAATAGGGCAGCGCCGCCGCTCGGCCAAGGATGTTCAGTCGCGATGCCGTTGCGGAGCCAGCGCCATCGTCTGCGCGTAGGCCATGGGCGACCGGCTGCCGGGCATGTTCTCGTCGAGCACCAGGGTCTTCACGTCGTCGGAGCGAACGTCCAGCGCAATGACGCGCTCGAGCTTGTCGATCTGCCATACGGCGTAGCCGAGTTCGGGAACATATCCGCAGTCGCATCCGCAATCCCCGCCAAGGATCTCCCGCGGCTCTTCCGGCAGATACATGATCTGCGGCTTCGGCAACTTGTAGCAATGCCCCTCATAGGCATAGCCGTATATCACGCCGATGCTCTTGATATATCGTTCGCCACCCTTTTCGAAATTCTTCGCCGGTATGTTGACGCTGACCGGAAGCTGACTGAACTTCAGCTCATCATCGAAAATGGCCAGGACGATCTGCTGCTTTAAGATACCGGCGAGAACGTCGTTGTCGACCGTTCCGATCGCCGCCTCCTTTACTATTCTCACCAGCGTGTTCAGGTCTTCGTCCCCAAGCGAAGTTTCGCGCAGCGACGACTTGATTCTTTGCCGGATCTGCTCGTCCGTG
This window contains:
- a CDS encoding aspartate/glutamate racemase family protein gives rise to the protein MEMRKIGLIGGMSFESSAVYYRLVNEAVRKRRGKLHSAEVLLHSVDFQGIVDLQRAGHWDDAALLLSDVARGLVAGGADCILICSNTMHIIADAVRASVDVPLINIIDETALRLKAAGSRKPLLLATRYTMEHGFYAERMNTHDIDLMVPDADGRTLTHNVIFDELCAGQVLNVSHSAMIGLVEKAKAEGADAVILGCTEICLLLDPAELPLPGFDSTAIHAEAAVEFSLGDRQ
- a CDS encoding winged helix-turn-helix transcriptional regulator, whose protein sequence is MTRASGTLKGERVAVVCGMPMDIDNCPVRDVMDNIGGKWNSLMILSLADGPLRFSQLRRLIPDISQRMLTQTLRDLQRDGYLRRTVYPTQPPSVEYGLTDLGRSFLDVLRVFVDWSLENHQAIRQARAEYDDTP
- a CDS encoding DUF899 family protein, which gives rise to MTMQTTATELAARNRARFPNESPDYRRARNALLAEEIELRRHIERVSELRRRLPPGGEVTKTYRFESESGTVTLADLFGDKDTLIIYSYMFGPQRERPCPMCTSLMAGWEGKVPDIEQRVALAMVARSPVERLLAAKKARGWTQLKVYSDSDGAFTRDYVSAEDEDVPGYTVFTRRDGKIRHFWSAEISGEMADPGQDPRGAPDPDPLWTLLDTTPEGRGADWYPKLEYSSGQ
- a CDS encoding glycine zipper 2TM domain-containing protein, which produces MKNCTIALALAACFALSGCQTASMTGGRTGEFGCIAGTVGGAVVGGLAGATIGSGTGQLWAVGGGAVLGSAAGSALTCT
- a CDS encoding Lrp/AsnC family transcriptional regulator; its protein translation is MLDERDRKLLMLLQQDASVAMGDLAERVSLSLSACSRRIQRLEEAGYVTRRIVVLDRERMGVPTTVFALIKTAHHSDDWIEKFRRAISDIPEIVEAHRLTGNYDYIVKVVLPRVEHYDVVYKQIVRKVELFDVSASISMEVLKSGTAVPVGYAE
- a CDS encoding SDR family oxidoreductase, producing the protein MSGRLLVTGAAGQFGKLVLDALLTSGKTKPADITATSRDIAKLADYAAKGVETRAADFDDPASLERALAGADRILIISTDVLDEPGKRLKQHLAAVEAARKAAVKHILYTSMPQPETSVIPFASDHLGTEEAIKATGIPYTILRNAWYMENLLLSLPHALAAGQWFSSAGDGRISHIGRRDLAAAAASALQSSSTESRTYTLTGPQALTTGEIADLVAKATGKTLEVVHVTDEALAGGLKNAGLPDFFVPILVSFDANARKGHFDIVTDDTAGLTGRAPIDLASFLEANKSALVR
- a CDS encoding acyltransferase family protein, producing the protein MEYRKDIDGLRAIAVLPVVLYHAGIPGFSGGFVGVDIFFVISGFLITGILHKDLAEGRFSLATFYERRARRILPALFVVVATCLAAGVLLLLPDMLVGLARSALATMMFASNVWFWFSTSDYFAPSADLEPLLHTWSLAVEEQFYIVLPLLLWWLYGRPRRAVLGALVGLCIFSFLLSVWATGPYPQESFYFAPTRAWELGLGMLLALGVFPACRKAYLVEAIALSGIAAIFIAVALYSAATPFPGIAAALPCFGALALLWSGEQRQTAVARILSSPVPVAIGLVSYSLYLWHWPIIVYFRLTLGTLDLPYAQASLAIGLSFACAFASWRLVERPFRSRPPVGISRQRIFASALAGAAVLSVVSAVADLREGFPERLPQDVRLAYAGSRDIDARRGRCDGKLPKDGLCRIEGEASSPSDRRNDVLLWGDSHAGALLSGLDFLMDGRKRGGAVAFKGACPPILGVQRADQKHSGDCVAFNEAIMTMLEQSTDFPVVVLSARWPLTANGKRYPGETGRPAVLDRVDFEEASHGTAGNYAIFKSEFLKTVREIRDTGRRVVIVDGIPEIGWSVPHALGLHRLINADLPPPPTRQAVDARSAKANSVLAIADEDPGVQRVSAVPLLCNPVCAVEKNGIPLYSDDDHLSVYGAMTIVPRMFKDLMPSETNRRFGPG
- a CDS encoding PLP-dependent aminotransferase family protein, producing MDVDRVEVSWMPALGQARGPLYLAIADEIAADIAAGRLEGGVRLPPQRALAAALGIDFTTVSRAYNEARRRGLVEGRVGQGTYVTARRRSAARPSSGGLAGGLLGGLVDMSMNLPPLFDDPALSERMWTDVAALDQRDPELLMRYQPVGGTERDRAAGAAWLKPRLGDLRADRLVVCTGAQGALLASVGILATKGDRICAEALTYPGLRSLAAHMGIELVSVRIDRNGILPDAFEEACARHKPKALYCNPTLHNPTTATLPLERREAIVAIARRYGVAVIEDDAYGALPANPVPPLAALAPDLVFHIAGLAKCLSPALRIAYLVAPDRSAAVRLEGAIRATVGMTSPLSAAIATRWLEEGTAQAVLGAIRTEAGARQQIAIKSLEDADLLADREGFHLWLKLPSRWNRGEFTAQLRTAGIGVVASDAFAISDPPEAVRLGLGSARTRDELRHSLEVIAGLLAQSPAARNLIV
- a CDS encoding EF-hand domain-containing protein, yielding MKRPVLVAAFALCQVIAAAAQDQPVAMNQGQMNRLDRDGNGAVDRPEYQAFMTSAFANLDRNKDGSLRSEEVAQVLNAQQFAATDADRDGKLSRTEFLNRVMADFKSADRSGDGSLQ
- a CDS encoding pyridoxine 5'-phosphate synthase; this translates as MPAKLSVNLNAIAMLRNRRDLPWPSVTGLGRTALQAGASGLTVHPRPDQRHIRFSDLQPIRDLIDDEFPAAEFNMEGFPNEAFLELVERHEPEQVTLVPDDPAQATSDHGWDFRKSHNLLGNVVGRLKKRGFRVSLFAEGVPDPEALKLAKETGADRIELYTGPYGGCYDDLEKAERIAIELGRTAEIAIGLGLAVNAGHDLTVANLPLLVKHIPELAEVSIGHGLTADALEYGMAETVRRFRRACGETA
- a CDS encoding DUF983 domain-containing protein produces the protein MSDHEWPPLSPLHTGLRGRCPRCGQGHLFDGFLKLRQGCEVCGLDYSFADPADGPAFFVICFACVPSVFLGVWLEVQYNAPLWVHLLVTGPFMFLTCIPPLRPLKGWLVASQYFYKAEEGRVARRAAASAPQSSSETALR